The Alphaproteobacteria bacterium DNA window GGTGCCGCTTACATGACGCTCCGCAACACGGGTAACGAGGCCGTGACGTTGACCGGCATCACGACGCCTATCGCCATGATGCCCGAGATCCACCGCACAGCTACGAACGATAAGGGCGTCAGCACCATGGCGCCGGCGGGCGAAATCACAATCGTGCCGGGCGAGAGCGTCGCGCTGGCGCCCGGCGGCCTGCACGCGATGCTGATGCGGTTGCAAGAGCCGATGAACGAAGGCGAGTCGTTCCCCCTGACGCTCACCTTCTCTGACGGAGGCGAGGTGGTGGTCGAGGTGCCGATACTGGGGCTGGGCGCGCGCGGGCCGGAGGGTTGATGCGGCGT harbors:
- a CDS encoding copper chaperone PCu(A)C gives rise to the protein MNRMILAALAAFNVALGGLGSAFAGSEDVVVEGAWARASIGTSRPGAAYMTLRNTGNEAVTLTGITTPIAMMPEIHRTATNDKGVSTMAPAGEITIVPGESVALAPGGLHAMLMRLQEPMNEGESFPLTLTFSDGGEVVVEVPILGLGARGPEG